The following are encoded together in the Pseudoalteromonas ulvae UL12 genome:
- a CDS encoding TorF family putative porin has protein sequence MQIKHLTTAIALSCLSLTTTASYAEVTANIAASSNYFWRGITQTADQAAVSGGIDYSNESGFYAGTWVSNIDFGTQTSASYEMDFYAGFSQSMGDFSYDVGYVYYAYPDAASSIDFGELYGAVAWQWLEGKVSYLTHAQNDASAEEDMLYVELNAAFEILNGTELAFHLGQSSGDTVQEWYGEDRYIDYGVTLAKDGFSLGLLQTDLDDDDFKVFVGYSIDFTL, from the coding sequence ATGCAAATCAAACATCTCACAACAGCCATTGCATTATCTTGCCTCTCACTGACGACTACAGCAAGTTATGCCGAAGTCACTGCAAATATCGCAGCAAGCTCGAACTACTTTTGGCGTGGCATAACCCAAACAGCAGATCAAGCCGCCGTATCAGGTGGGATTGATTACAGCAACGAAAGCGGTTTTTATGCTGGCACCTGGGTGTCTAACATCGACTTTGGCACGCAGACTAGTGCAAGCTATGAAATGGACTTTTATGCTGGTTTTAGCCAGTCTATGGGCGACTTTAGCTATGACGTCGGTTATGTTTACTACGCCTATCCCGATGCCGCTAGCTCAATTGATTTTGGTGAGTTATATGGTGCAGTTGCTTGGCAATGGCTAGAAGGAAAAGTGAGTTATCTGACTCATGCACAAAATGACGCCAGTGCTGAAGAAGATATGCTTTACGTAGAGCTTAATGCCGCTTTTGAGATACTCAACGGTACTGAACTTGCTTTTCACTTAGGTCAGTCAAGCGGTGATACAGTACAAGAGTGGTATGGTGAAGACCGTTATATAGATTATGGCGTCACGTTAGCAAAGGATGGCTTTAGCTTAGGTCTATTACAAACAGACTTAGACGATGACGACTTTAAGGTTTTTGTCGGTTATAGCATCGACTTCACACTCTAA